A genomic region of Silurus meridionalis isolate SWU-2019-XX chromosome 7, ASM1480568v1, whole genome shotgun sequence contains the following coding sequences:
- the gpr142 gene encoding probable G-protein coupled receptor 142: MIDWHNDTVPSHQEEEPSTDEYRKSDCVLGYIPVIYYSILLCVGFPVNILTLVALSRLTARTQKALYVYLMALTSSDLLSQLFIIFVGFLLETAVFHREVPTILLRSVSVLEFAANHASIWATVPLTIDRYVALCHPLLHRQISYPARARRIVGVVQALALASGVPFFWWSDMWRVGRPPGRVDSVLIWTHVTIIYFLPCSIFLVLNSLIVLCLRRRQHRCQDECRQQHLAPAGRLGKTTAMLLAITSVFAVLWAPRTAVVLYHLYVSSVHRNWRVHLAYDLANMLAMLNTAVNFFLYCFVSKRFRGVVKDVLLLRGAQLHPQRPCHQRQASANASNSSLSSGAMRSHRHANIV; this comes from the exons ATGATTGACTGGCACAATGACACGGTGCCGAGTCACCAGGAAGAGGAGCCAAGCACTGATGAGTACCGTAAATCAGATTGTGTTCTTGGCTACATCCCAGTTATCTACTACAGCATCTTGCTGTGTGTGGGATTTCCAG TTAACATCTTAACGCTGGTGGCTCTGTCTCGTTTGACTGCACGCACCCAGAAGGCCCTGTATGTGTACCTGATGGCACTGACCAGCTCAGACCTGCTCAGCCAGCTCTTCATCATTTTTGTGGGATTCCTGCTGGAGACAGCTGTGTTCCACCGTGAGGTACCAACCATTCTACTTCGATCTGTCAGTGTGCTGGAATTTGCTGCCAACCATGCATCTATCTGGGCGACTGTGCCACTCACTATTGATCGCTACGTTGCACTGTGCCATCCATTACTCCATCGGCAGATCAGCTACCCAGCACGGGCACGGCGCATCGTTGGTGTGGTCCAGGCATTGGCGCTGGCGTCTGGTGTCCCTTTCTTTTGGTGGTCAGACATGTGGAGGGTAGGCCGGCCACCTGGTAGAGTTGATTCTGTCCTCATCTGGACTCATGTGACTATCATCTATTTCTTGCCATGCAGTATTTTCCTGGTGCTCAACTCACTCATAGTTCTGTGTCTCCGAAGACGTCAGCACAGATGTCAGGATGAATGCAGGCAGCAGCATCTAGCACCAGCAGGCAGGCTGGGTAAAACCACAGCAATGCTTTTAGCAATCACATCTGTGTTTGCAGTTTTGTGGGCACCACGTACAGCTGTGGTACTTTACCACCTTTATGTTTCATCAGTGCACAGAAACTGGCGGGTACACTTGGCATATGACTTAGCCAATATGCTAGCCATGCTTAACACAGCAGTGAACTTTTTTCTCTACTGCTTCGTCAGTAAACGCTTCAGAGGAGTTGTAAAGGATGTTTTGCTTTTGAGAGGGGCACAACTTCATCCTCAAAGGCCCTGCCATCAAAGACAGGCTTCTGCTAATGCCTCGAACTCATCTCTGTCTAGTGGTGCCATGCGCTCTCATAGACATGCCAATATTGTTTAG